In Bradyrhizobium symbiodeficiens, the genomic stretch CGCCGGCGCCGCCGAAATGATCGGCGCATTCCAGATGAAGAGCTGGGGCAAGTTCCTGGTCTGGGCCTTGCTCGGCGTGCTCTACGTCGTCGCGGGATTCCTCACCTTCGCGAATCCGCTGTTCGCCGCCGTTCTGCTGACGCTGTTTCTCGGCGCCTCGCTGATCGCGTCGGGCGCCGTCAGGCTGTTTCTCGCTTTCAACATGAAGCGTGAAAGCCCGTGGGTGTGGGTGGCACTGTCGGGCGCCATCACGCTGCTGCTGGGCCTTCTGATCGTCGCGCGCTGGCCGGTGAACAGCGTCTACATCCTCGGTCTGTTCCTCGGCCTCGACCTGATCATGGCCGGCGCCGGCTGGATCAGCCTGGGCTTCAGCTTAAAGCGGCGCGGCTAGGCCATCAGCAACTCGACGCAAGACCATCTTGCGGAACTCCGCTGATCTGACGTGCTGACAAAAAGCAGCACGTCGCGCGGCCGCCCCGCGCGGACGATGATCACCGGGAGAAACCATGAAAGCCGCCTTGGCCCTGGCCGCAGCGATCTCTGCCGCCTGCCTGTCCACGCCAGTCTCCGCGCAAAAATCCTACGGTCCGGGAGTCAGCGATACCGAGATCAAGATCGGCAACACCATGCCCTATAGCGGGCCGGCCTCGCCGCTCAGCATCACCGGCAAGGTGATCGCGGCCTATTTCGACGAGGTCAACGAGAAGGGCGGCGTGAACGGCCGCAAGCTCAATCTGATCTCGCTGGATGACGCGTTCTCGCCGCCGAAGACGATGGAGGCCGCGCGGCGCCTCGTCGAAGGCGACGGCGTCGCCTTCATCTTCGCGACCATGGGCACGGCGCCGAGCTCGGCGATCGCAAAATATCTGAACAGCAACAAGGTGCCGCAGCTCTTCCTGATCAGCTCTGCATCGAAGTGGAACGATCCAGCCAACATGCCCTGGTCGATGGCGCTGCCCTGGGCGCCGAACTACACCAGCGAGGCCGCCATCGACGTCGCCTATGCCCGCGCCAAGAACCCGAATGCGCGCTTCGCGGTG encodes the following:
- a CDS encoding HdeD family acid-resistance protein, coding for MTSASDTSHHASLGSGIAALHAKWGWIVALGFVYLIAGFVALGSVVMATVASVIVVGAMMIVAGAAEMIGAFQMKSWGKFLVWALLGVLYVVAGFLTFANPLFAAVLLTLFLGASLIASGAVRLFLAFNMKRESPWVWVALSGAITLLLGLLIVARWPVNSVYILGLFLGLDLIMAGAGWISLGFSLKRRG